A region from the uncultured Macellibacteroides sp. genome encodes:
- a CDS encoding CYTH domain-containing protein: protein MATEIERKFLVKGDFSGEVCQSQRIVQGYICSSPERSVRVRIRGDKGYLTIKGASDADGMSRYEFEKTITPDEAGQLLRLCEPGTIDKVRNLVKAGAHTFEVDVFHGENEGLVMAEIELTDASEEFIHPDWLGEEVTGDVRYYNSMLSKQPYSHWGNKK from the coding sequence ATGGCCACGGAAATTGAACGTAAGTTTTTAGTGAAAGGCGACTTCTCGGGCGAGGTTTGTCAGTCACAGCGCATTGTGCAGGGCTATATCTGCTCATCTCCCGAGCGCTCTGTAAGGGTGCGTATTCGTGGGGATAAAGGATATCTTACCATCAAGGGAGCTTCGGATGCCGATGGAATGAGCCGATACGAGTTCGAAAAAACAATCACGCCCGATGAAGCCGGTCAGCTTCTCAGGCTTTGTGAACCCGGAACGATCGACAAGGTACGCAACCTGGTGAAAGCAGGTGCACATACGTTTGAAGTGGATGTGTTTCATGGCGAAAACGAAGGACTGGTAATGGCCGAAATTGAATTGACCGATGCTTCGGAAGAATTTATTCACCCCGATTGGCTGGGAGAAGAAGTTACCGGTGATGTGCGGTATTACAATTCAATGCTTTCGAAGCAGCCGTATTCTCACTGGGGAAATAAAAAGTAA
- a CDS encoding S46 family peptidase, which translates to MKKFLLLLAITTLSLPAVADEGMWLLPLLRQQKYEEMKKLGLQMEDYDIYNPDSASLKDAVVIFGSGCTASFVSDEGLLLTNHHCGYSQIQQHSSVENDYLTNGFWALSRDKELLNPGLTVTMIDKIEDVTEFVLKALEKDSDLNGMNYLSPSYLNGLAVDKVGKKFLEDNPGTDVEIKPFYGGNKYYMFTTKKYSDVRLVGAPPSAIGKFGVDTDNWMWPRHTGDFSVFRVYADANGNPAEYSASNVPLKPKQWFKISLKGVQEDDFAMIMGFPGRTNKYYTSWEVAERRDIDNSVRIKMRDIRQKVMLEEMLRDPQIRIQYASKYAGSTNAHKNAIGSNWAINKRNFEKVKKEVQDNLIAWSVKMNKPEYPQAISALKQIVTDRKDLRFRSWMLDEALLRGIEFTSVPTEVDPVINALKSKDQAAIKDQLTLLNLAYKRFADKDYSRVVDKKVAKALLKAYSTEIPLIMRPACLIDCEKKFEGNTDQFIDYLFAESIFGSDRNFAHFLNNPTIKALQNDPMIKFARSVKNEKSALKAALDGFDDSYAAAHHTFVKGLLQMQGEKDMFPDANSTLRLAYGQVRGYNARDAVNYGYQTTLEGVMEKEDSTNWEFVVPAKLKELYAKQDYAPYGTPEQGMPVAFTANTHTTGGNSGSPVMNARGELIGINFDRNWEGVGGDIQYLPEYQRSIIVDIRYVLFLIDKYAGAGYLINEMDIDK; encoded by the coding sequence ATGAAGAAATTTCTCTTACTCTTGGCAATCACCACACTGTCGCTGCCAGCTGTAGCAGATGAAGGCATGTGGCTGCTTCCCTTGCTCAGGCAGCAAAAATATGAAGAGATGAAAAAACTGGGGTTGCAGATGGAGGACTATGATATATACAATCCGGATTCGGCCTCGTTAAAAGATGCAGTCGTTATTTTTGGAAGCGGATGTACCGCCTCGTTCGTATCGGACGAAGGACTCCTGCTTACAAACCATCATTGCGGATATAGTCAGATACAGCAACATAGTTCGGTCGAAAACGATTATCTGACAAACGGATTCTGGGCTTTATCGAGAGACAAAGAGCTCCTTAATCCGGGTCTTACTGTTACAATGATTGATAAAATTGAAGATGTAACGGAATTTGTACTGAAGGCCCTGGAAAAGGATTCCGATCTAAACGGCATGAACTACCTTTCGCCTTCTTATCTGAACGGACTTGCTGTCGATAAAGTGGGTAAGAAATTCCTTGAAGATAATCCAGGCACGGATGTAGAGATTAAGCCATTCTATGGCGGGAATAAATATTATATGTTCACAACCAAGAAGTATAGCGATGTGCGTTTGGTTGGAGCGCCCCCTTCTGCCATTGGTAAGTTTGGCGTGGACACCGACAACTGGATGTGGCCTCGTCATACGGGCGACTTTTCCGTTTTTCGTGTTTATGCAGATGCTAATGGTAATCCAGCAGAGTATTCCGCATCCAATGTGCCTCTAAAGCCCAAACAATGGTTTAAAATATCTCTTAAAGGAGTACAGGAAGATGATTTTGCAATGATCATGGGATTTCCCGGCAGAACAAACAAGTATTACACTTCCTGGGAGGTTGCCGAACGACGGGATATTGATAATTCAGTCCGTATAAAGATGCGCGATATTCGTCAGAAAGTAATGTTGGAAGAAATGCTTCGCGACCCCCAGATACGGATTCAATACGCCAGTAAATATGCCGGTTCCACCAATGCACACAAGAATGCAATTGGTAGCAACTGGGCCATAAACAAGCGTAATTTTGAAAAGGTAAAGAAAGAGGTTCAGGATAATCTGATAGCTTGGTCGGTAAAGATGAATAAACCAGAATATCCCCAAGCTATATCTGCGTTAAAACAAATTGTAACTGACCGTAAGGATTTGCGTTTCCGCAGCTGGATGCTTGATGAAGCCCTGTTGCGTGGAATAGAGTTTACCAGTGTTCCAACAGAAGTAGATCCTGTTATTAATGCGTTAAAATCCAAAGATCAGGCAGCTATCAAAGATCAGTTAACTTTGCTGAACCTTGCCTACAAACGATTTGCCGACAAAGATTATTCCCGTGTAGTGGATAAGAAGGTTGCCAAAGCATTGCTAAAGGCATATTCGACCGAAATCCCATTGATAATGCGTCCCGCTTGTCTTATCGATTGTGAAAAGAAGTTTGAAGGAAACACCGATCAGTTTATCGATTACCTATTTGCCGAATCTATCTTTGGCAGTGATAGAAATTTTGCTCATTTCCTGAATAATCCTACAATAAAAGCTCTTCAGAACGATCCGATGATTAAGTTTGCCAGGTCGGTGAAGAATGAAAAATCTGCCTTAAAGGCGGCCTTGGACGGATTCGATGATAGCTATGCTGCGGCTCACCATACGTTTGTTAAAGGTCTTTTGCAGATGCAGGGCGAAAAGGATATGTTTCCGGATGCAAACTCAACCCTCAGACTAGCCTACGGACAGGTGCGGGGATATAATGCCCGCGATGCTGTAAATTACGGTTATCAGACCACCCTGGAGGGAGTGATGGAAAAAGAAGATTCCACCAACTGGGAGTTTGTTGTCCCGGCCAAACTGAAAGAACTTTATGCAAAGCAGGATTATGCACCATACGGTACCCCCGAACAAGGTATGCCCGTAGCCTTTACAGCAAATACCCATACTACCGGAGGAAACTCAGGAAGTCCGGTTATGAATGCGCGCGGCGAACTTATCGGAATCAACTTTGACCGGAACTGGGAAGGAGTAGGGGGCGATATTCAATACCTTCCTGAATACCAGCGAAGCATTATTGTTGATATCAGGTACGTTTTGTTCCTTATAGATAAATATGCGGGAGCCGGCTATTTGATAAATGAAATGGATATTGATAAATAG
- the hemW gene encoding radical SAM family heme chaperone HemW yields the protein MAGIYIHVPFCSKRCTYCDFFSNTDMRYKETYITSAIRELELRKDYLNNELIETIYFGGGTPSQLDKQAFDRFFEAINSLFTVDRNAEITLEANPDDMMPEYIRDIRTLPFNRVSMGVQSFKNADLLFLNRRHDSKQALQAINLCKENGLINLSIDLIYGLPGQSMDDWQANLDEAIRLDIPHLSAYHLIYEEGTPLFKQLKAGKVHTVEEELSAEMFSTMIDRLSEAGYEQYEISNFAKNGLYSRHNSSYWTGAIYLGIGPSAHSYNGNTRQWNISSLPKYFKGIENGAPDVEIEQLDAKTRYNDFIITGLRTMWGINLDKLRDTFGEKMLAYCMQQAAPHMRNGLLIEKDSVLTLSRQGIFISDGIMSDLLFV from the coding sequence ATGGCAGGCATTTATATACATGTTCCGTTCTGCAGCAAACGCTGTACCTATTGCGATTTCTTTTCAAATACCGACATGCGGTATAAAGAAACTTATATTACGTCGGCCATACGTGAACTGGAGCTTCGAAAAGATTACCTGAACAACGAACTGATAGAAACCATCTATTTTGGGGGAGGGACTCCTTCCCAATTGGACAAACAGGCATTCGATCGCTTCTTCGAAGCTATAAACAGCTTGTTTACTGTTGATAGAAATGCTGAAATCACTCTCGAAGCCAATCCGGACGATATGATGCCGGAGTACATCAGGGATATACGCACATTACCATTCAACAGGGTTAGTATGGGGGTACAGAGTTTTAAAAATGCTGACTTGCTGTTTCTGAACCGCAGGCACGACAGCAAACAGGCTTTACAGGCAATCAACCTTTGTAAGGAAAACGGCCTTATAAACCTAAGCATCGATCTTATTTATGGGTTACCCGGACAGAGTATGGACGATTGGCAGGCTAACCTGGATGAAGCCATCCGGTTGGACATTCCTCATCTTTCGGCTTATCATCTGATTTATGAAGAAGGCACCCCCCTGTTTAAACAACTTAAAGCAGGTAAAGTGCATACTGTGGAAGAAGAGCTTAGCGCAGAGATGTTCTCTACCATGATTGACAGGCTTTCGGAGGCTGGATATGAACAATACGAAATATCCAACTTTGCAAAAAACGGACTCTATTCCCGGCATAACAGTTCTTACTGGACTGGAGCCATTTATTTAGGTATAGGTCCTTCGGCTCATTCATACAATGGAAATACCCGTCAGTGGAACATATCTTCTCTGCCTAAGTATTTTAAAGGAATAGAAAATGGCGCACCCGACGTGGAAATAGAACAACTGGATGCCAAGACCAGATACAACGATTTTATCATTACAGGTCTACGAACCATGTGGGGGATTAATCTGGATAAACTAAGGGATACATTCGGGGAGAAAATGCTTGCGTACTGTATGCAACAAGCCGCCCCCCATATGAGGAACGGCTTGCTTATTGAGAAAGATTCTGTTCTTACGCTTTCCCGTCAGGGAATTTTTATTTCGGACGGGATTATGAGCGATCTTCTTTTTGTATAG
- a CDS encoding elongation factor G, which produces MKVYQSNEIKNISILGSSGSGKTTLAEAMLFEGGVIKRRGTVEGKNTVSDYFPVEKEYGYSVFSTVFSVEWQGRKLNFIDCPGSDDFIGGAVSALSVTDTAVMVINAQYGIEVGTINQFRYTEKLAKPVIFVVNQLDQEKADYDNVVAQLKDRYGNKVIPIQYPVACGPSFNQVVDVLKMKLYRWKPEGGVPDVLEIPEEEMEKAMELHQALVEASAENDESLMDKFFDQGTLTEDEMREGIRQGLLTRGMFPVFCVCAGRDMCVRRTLEFLGNVVPCVDKMPKMVTVDGEEVAQDVNGPTSLFFFKTTVEPHIGEVSYFKVMSGKVKEGDDLQNADRGSKERIAQIFAVAGQTRNKVDEMVAGDIGATVKLKEVRTGNTLNSKGCDFRFNFIQYPNPKYKRAIKAKNEADTEKLSEILTRMKAEDPTWIIEQSKELKQLLVSGQGEFHLRTLKWRIENNDKLPIEFIEPKIPYRETITKSARADYRHKKQSGGAGQFGEVHLIVEPYFEGMPAPDTYRFNGQEFKMNVRDTQVIELDWGGKLVFVNCIVGGAIETRFLPAILKGIMARMEQGPLTGSYARDVRVLVYDGKMHPVDSNEISFMLAGRNAFSTAFKDAGPKILEPVYDVEVSVPADYLGDVMGDLQGRRALIMGMSSEKGYEKLSAKVPLKEMASYSTSLSSITGGRASFTMKFANYELVPADVQDKLLKTYEASQTEE; this is translated from the coding sequence ATGAAAGTATACCAATCAAACGAAATTAAGAACATCTCAATTCTGGGAAGTTCGGGCTCTGGGAAAACCACTCTCGCAGAAGCAATGCTTTTCGAGGGTGGTGTAATAAAACGTCGCGGTACTGTAGAAGGAAAAAATACTGTATCCGATTATTTCCCGGTTGAGAAAGAGTATGGATACTCTGTTTTCTCGACCGTTTTCAGTGTAGAATGGCAAGGTCGTAAATTAAACTTTATTGACTGTCCCGGATCAGACGATTTTATCGGAGGTGCAGTTTCTGCATTGAGTGTTACAGATACAGCTGTAATGGTTATTAATGCCCAATACGGCATAGAGGTGGGAACTATCAATCAGTTCCGTTATACAGAAAAGCTGGCTAAACCTGTTATATTTGTTGTAAATCAACTTGATCAGGAAAAGGCCGATTACGATAATGTTGTTGCTCAACTAAAAGACAGATACGGTAATAAAGTTATTCCTATTCAATATCCTGTAGCCTGTGGTCCGTCTTTCAATCAGGTGGTGGATGTATTAAAAATGAAATTGTATCGCTGGAAACCCGAAGGCGGTGTTCCTGATGTTTTGGAAATTCCGGAAGAGGAAATGGAAAAAGCCATGGAACTTCATCAGGCATTGGTTGAGGCATCTGCCGAAAACGATGAAAGTCTGATGGATAAATTTTTTGATCAGGGAACCCTAACCGAAGACGAAATGCGTGAAGGTATTCGTCAGGGTTTGTTAACCAGAGGAATGTTTCCTGTGTTTTGTGTTTGTGCCGGACGAGACATGTGTGTACGTCGTACGCTTGAATTCCTTGGAAATGTAGTGCCATGTGTCGACAAAATGCCTAAAATGGTAACAGTGGACGGCGAAGAAGTGGCTCAGGATGTGAATGGTCCCACCAGTCTGTTTTTCTTTAAAACTACTGTTGAGCCTCATATTGGAGAGGTTTCCTATTTCAAGGTTATGTCTGGAAAAGTAAAAGAAGGAGACGACTTGCAGAATGCCGACCGAGGTTCGAAAGAAAGAATAGCACAGATATTTGCAGTTGCAGGTCAGACCCGCAACAAAGTGGATGAAATGGTGGCGGGCGACATCGGTGCAACGGTTAAATTAAAAGAGGTCCGCACTGGAAATACCTTAAACAGCAAAGGATGCGACTTCCGCTTCAATTTTATACAATATCCGAATCCAAAATACAAACGGGCTATAAAGGCTAAGAATGAAGCCGATACAGAAAAGCTTAGCGAAATTCTTACCCGGATGAAGGCCGAAGATCCAACATGGATTATCGAACAAAGCAAGGAACTAAAACAATTGCTTGTTTCCGGACAAGGAGAATTTCACTTACGGACATTGAAATGGCGTATCGAAAATAATGATAAGCTGCCTATTGAATTTATTGAACCTAAAATACCTTACAGGGAAACAATAACCAAATCGGCCCGTGCCGATTACCGTCACAAGAAACAATCCGGCGGAGCTGGTCAGTTTGGTGAAGTACACCTGATAGTTGAACCTTATTTCGAAGGAATGCCTGCACCCGATACCTATCGTTTCAACGGACAAGAATTTAAAATGAACGTTCGCGATACTCAGGTAATTGAATTAGACTGGGGTGGTAAGCTTGTATTTGTAAACTGTATTGTAGGCGGAGCCATTGAAACTCGCTTCCTGCCTGCTATTCTTAAGGGAATTATGGCTCGTATGGAACAAGGTCCGCTGACTGGTTCCTACGCCCGCGATGTTCGCGTTTTGGTTTACGACGGAAAAATGCACCCGGTAGACAGTAATGAAATTTCTTTCATGCTTGCCGGCCGTAATGCGTTCAGTACTGCCTTTAAGGATGCCGGACCAAAGATTCTTGAGCCAGTATACGATGTGGAGGTTTCCGTTCCTGCTGATTATTTGGGAGATGTAATGGGAGATTTGCAAGGACGCCGTGCATTGATTATGGGGATGAGCAGTGAAAAAGGATACGAAAAATTATCGGCTAAAGTTCCTTTAAAGGAAATGGCTTCTTATTCGACTTCGTTGAGTTCTATTACCGGAGGTCGTGCATCTTTTACCATGAAGTTTGCCAATTACGAACTGGTACCAGCAGATGTACAGGATAAGCTATTGAAAACGTACGAAGCGAGTCAGACTGAAGAATAA
- a CDS encoding UDP-2,3-diacylglucosamine diphosphatase, whose translation MELRTYYPTIVLSDIHIGSEHSKTEEVTNFLKHVNCDRLILNGDIIDGWQLQKQGKRWKPKHTDFFKVLMKMMEKQGTEIVYVRGNHDDFLDHLAPMSFYNVSIVKDYSFFSHGKHYYVTHGDIFDAVSTHMRWLARLGDVGYTFLLLINKIYNRNREKLGKPYNSLSQQVKNKVKSAVSYISDFEKELVALAQAKKADAIICGHIHQSADKWYGDIHYLNSGDWVESMTALVQNELGDWKIVTYNSNQLVLPVENLQEKCNIWY comes from the coding sequence ATGGAACTAAGAACTTATTATCCTACGATTGTTCTATCTGATATACATATTGGATCTGAACATTCCAAAACAGAAGAGGTCACTAATTTTCTGAAACATGTAAACTGCGACCGGCTTATTCTGAACGGAGATATAATTGATGGCTGGCAACTTCAAAAACAAGGCAAGCGGTGGAAACCCAAACACACCGATTTCTTTAAAGTTTTAATGAAAATGATGGAAAAGCAGGGTACGGAAATAGTTTATGTCCGCGGAAATCACGATGATTTTCTAGACCACCTGGCTCCAATGAGTTTCTACAATGTTTCCATTGTGAAAGATTATTCCTTTTTTAGCCATGGAAAACATTACTATGTTACCCATGGAGATATTTTTGACGCTGTAAGCACACATATGCGTTGGCTGGCCAGACTGGGAGATGTTGGGTATACTTTTTTGTTGTTGATAAACAAAATTTACAACAGAAACAGGGAGAAATTGGGTAAACCTTATAATTCTCTTTCGCAGCAGGTGAAGAATAAAGTAAAAAGCGCAGTTTCCTATATATCAGATTTTGAAAAAGAGCTGGTAGCATTGGCTCAAGCCAAGAAAGCTGATGCTATTATTTGCGGACATATACATCAGTCTGCCGATAAATGGTATGGAGATATTCACTATCTGAATTCGGGTGACTGGGTGGAAAGTATGACTGCTTTGGTTCAAAATGAACTAGGGGACTGGAAAATTGTTACATATAATAGTAATCAACTTGTTTTACCTGTAGAAAATTTGCAGGAGAAATGCAATATCTGGTATTAG
- a CDS encoding glycosyltransferase family protein: MRVIFIIQGEGRGHLTQALSLKQMLNQEGHEVVAVMVGKSPSRQLPSFFTEKINAPVFSFESPNFLPSAKNKQVNILKSIGYNVCRSYKYMHSITYINQMIKETNADIVVNFYEMLTGLTYMLFRPKATMICIAHQYLFLHPDFSFPELNKVSLESLKFLTKVTAIGSRRKLALSFRKMREVPSKGIVVVPPLLRKEVIDTKPTKGNYLHGYMVNSGFSEEVKSWHTNHPQESIDFFWDKKGASEITVIDDKLSFHQLNDTKFLQYLAGCKAYATTAGFESVCEAMYLNKPVLMVPTHIEQACNAHDAMLSGAGVSGTCFDMNVLLTLSETHKPNTVFQHWVNQSSWLILREFRSDLLTENYAKRPFRRFATNWMYRLSHRLPL, encoded by the coding sequence ATGAGAGTAATCTTTATAATTCAGGGAGAAGGAAGGGGGCACCTTACCCAAGCGCTTTCCTTAAAGCAAATGCTCAATCAGGAAGGGCACGAGGTTGTTGCTGTAATGGTTGGAAAAAGTCCCTCGCGACAGCTTCCGTCTTTTTTTACCGAAAAGATAAATGCTCCCGTATTTTCATTCGAAAGTCCTAATTTTTTGCCTTCTGCCAAAAACAAACAAGTAAACATACTAAAAAGTATAGGGTACAATGTTTGTCGTAGTTATAAATACATGCATAGTATTACCTATATAAATCAAATGATAAAAGAAACCAACGCTGATATAGTTGTGAACTTTTATGAGATGCTTACCGGATTAACTTACATGCTTTTTCGACCCAAAGCAACTATGATTTGTATTGCGCACCAGTATCTGTTTCTTCATCCGGACTTTTCTTTTCCCGAATTAAACAAGGTATCATTAGAGTCTTTGAAGTTTCTCACAAAAGTAACTGCCATTGGATCCCGGCGTAAACTGGCCTTGTCGTTTAGAAAGATGAGAGAAGTTCCATCCAAAGGAATTGTGGTGGTTCCTCCGTTGCTACGCAAAGAGGTGATCGATACAAAACCAACAAAAGGTAATTATCTTCACGGATATATGGTAAACAGCGGTTTCAGCGAAGAAGTAAAAAGCTGGCATACCAATCATCCGCAGGAGTCCATTGATTTCTTTTGGGATAAAAAAGGGGCTTCCGAAATAACTGTTATAGATGATAAGCTTTCATTTCATCAGCTTAATGATACGAAATTTCTTCAGTATTTAGCAGGATGTAAAGCATATGCAACCACAGCCGGGTTCGAATCTGTATGCGAAGCTATGTATCTCAATAAACCGGTACTTATGGTTCCCACACACATAGAACAGGCTTGCAATGCGCATGATGCTATGTTGTCCGGAGCCGGAGTTTCCGGTACCTGTTTTGATATGAATGTATTGCTTACATTGTCGGAAACCCATAAACCTAACACCGTTTTTCAACATTGGGTAAATCAATCTTCATGGCTTATTTTAAGGGAATTCAGAAGCGACTTACTGACAGAGAACTATGCTAAAAGGCCTTTCCGTCGCTTTGCTACTAATTGGATGTACCGTTTGAGTCACCGGTTACCCTTGTAA
- a CDS encoding MATE family efflux transporter, producing MQGTKNLTSGHIQRQLFNLAIPIMGTSFIQMAYSLTDMAWVGRLGSESVAAIGSVGILTWMTNSISLLNKVGSEVSVGQSIGAQNASDARNFASHNLTIALLISLFWGLILIVFAEPILQIYKLDPEITSKAVNYLRIVGTAFPFIFLTASFTGIYNASGQSKVPFIISGIGLLMNMLLDPLFIFGFGWGTEGAALATWLSQGTVLGLFIYRLKKRREVLGGFKFFTKLESRFVKRILVLGLPAAILNTLFSIINLFMARTASQYGGHIGLMTLTAGGQLEAIAWNTSQGFSTALSAFVAQNYAAGKNDRVLGAYYTALKMTVLFGTFCTLLFVFWGSELFSLIVPDPEAYQSGGIFLRIDGYSMIFMMLEITTQGLFYGTGRTVPPAIISISFNSLRIPLALILASTGLGITGVWWAISISSMAKGIVSTSWFAILKKRILVTRVTGDSNGTSN from the coding sequence ATGCAAGGCACCAAAAATCTTACCAGCGGGCACATCCAGCGACAACTTTTCAATCTGGCTATTCCCATAATGGGAACTTCCTTTATTCAGATGGCGTACAGCCTTACGGATATGGCGTGGGTGGGTCGCCTTGGCAGCGAATCTGTAGCAGCCATTGGTTCGGTTGGGATCCTGACATGGATGACTAACTCAATCTCCTTACTAAATAAAGTGGGGTCGGAAGTTAGTGTCGGACAAAGTATTGGGGCGCAAAATGCATCGGACGCCCGTAATTTTGCTTCGCATAACCTTACTATTGCCCTTCTTATTTCACTTTTTTGGGGATTAATTCTAATTGTATTCGCAGAGCCTATTCTGCAAATCTACAAACTTGATCCGGAGATTACCTCCAAGGCGGTAAATTATCTTCGCATAGTTGGCACAGCCTTCCCATTTATCTTTCTGACAGCGTCCTTTACCGGTATATACAATGCTTCGGGTCAAAGTAAAGTGCCTTTTATTATAAGTGGTATTGGATTGCTCATGAATATGCTTCTGGATCCACTTTTTATCTTTGGCTTTGGATGGGGGACCGAGGGAGCGGCTTTGGCTACCTGGCTATCTCAGGGTACTGTTCTGGGATTGTTTATCTACCGGCTAAAGAAACGCCGGGAGGTTCTTGGCGGATTCAAATTTTTCACAAAATTAGAAAGCAGGTTTGTAAAACGGATTCTTGTTCTGGGTCTGCCTGCAGCCATACTAAATACACTTTTTTCTATTATCAATTTATTTATGGCTCGTACGGCTTCCCAATACGGGGGACATATCGGATTAATGACTCTTACGGCCGGTGGTCAGCTGGAAGCTATAGCTTGGAATACCTCTCAAGGATTTAGTACAGCTCTTAGTGCTTTTGTTGCTCAAAATTATGCAGCAGGGAAAAACGACCGTGTGTTGGGAGCTTATTACACTGCATTGAAGATGACTGTATTATTCGGAACTTTCTGTACCTTATTGTTTGTATTCTGGGGCAGTGAATTATTTTCGCTGATAGTTCCCGATCCGGAAGCTTATCAATCGGGGGGAATATTTCTACGGATCGACGGGTATTCGATGATTTTTATGATGCTTGAAATTACGACACAAGGACTCTTCTACGGAACCGGTAGAACTGTTCCTCCAGCAATAATAAGTATCAGTTTTAATAGTCTGCGAATTCCTCTCGCTTTAATCTTAGCATCGACAGGTCTTGGTATAACAGGGGTTTGGTGGGCAATAAGTATTTCCAGCATGGCAAAAGGCATTGTATCAACCTCCTGGTTTGCTATTTTAAAGAAAAGAATTCTAGTTACAAGGGTAACCGGTGACTCAAACGGTACATCCAATTAG
- a CDS encoding TIM barrel protein, with product MITRRDFLKTSAAVAALSVLPAGLSASAAPKEKAIGLQLYSVRDDLQKDFDGTIRKVIEIGYKRLEAAGYRNGRFYGKSPSEIKKYLSDLGASMTGSHTGSGLLPMGDTKGWDFWKQNAADTAEAGCKWIVQAGYPSGDVKTIEDVKRLADQFNKVGDIAKSNGLRFAFHNHIDEFKLLEGKIPFDVLLDYTEDSLVTFQIDTAQMVHGGFKCHEYVKKYPGRFANWHIKDASLDGDGSTEMGKGKVDFKSLFAVAKKAGLEDYYVEQEKYNMSPLEAIKYDYDFIMKANYVKW from the coding sequence ATGATTACACGTAGAGATTTTTTGAAAACAAGTGCAGCAGTGGCCGCGCTTAGTGTATTACCTGCCGGACTTTCGGCATCGGCTGCTCCCAAAGAAAAAGCAATCGGACTCCAATTGTATAGTGTGCGTGACGACTTGCAGAAGGACTTCGACGGTACTATTCGTAAAGTGATTGAAATAGGATATAAACGGCTTGAAGCAGCCGGTTATCGGAATGGTAGGTTTTATGGAAAATCACCTTCCGAAATCAAGAAATATCTGTCTGATTTAGGAGCATCGATGACCGGTTCTCATACCGGAAGCGGACTTCTTCCCATGGGAGACACCAAGGGATGGGATTTCTGGAAACAAAATGCGGCCGATACAGCTGAGGCTGGTTGTAAATGGATTGTTCAGGCTGGATATCCTTCCGGAGATGTAAAGACAATTGAAGATGTAAAGCGTCTTGCGGACCAGTTTAATAAAGTGGGCGATATTGCCAAAAGCAATGGATTGCGGTTTGCTTTCCACAATCATATAGATGAGTTTAAACTCCTTGAGGGGAAGATTCCTTTCGATGTATTGCTTGATTATACCGAAGACAGTCTGGTTACTTTCCAGATAGATACGGCCCAAATGGTTCATGGAGGCTTTAAATGTCACGAATATGTTAAGAAATATCCGGGACGTTTTGCCAACTGGCACATTAAAGATGCAAGTCTTGATGGAGACGGTAGTACAGAGATGGGAAAAGGAAAGGTGGATTTCAAGTCTCTTTTTGCCGTAGCGAAGAAAGCCGGACTAGAGGATTATTATGTGGAACAGGAAAAATACAACATGTCACCTCTGGAAGCTATTAAATACGACTACGATTTTATAATGAAAGCTAATTACGTTAAATGGTAA